In Rubrivirga marina, the following are encoded in one genomic region:
- the kduD gene encoding 2-dehydro-3-deoxy-D-gluconate 5-dehydrogenase KduD codes for MSPDALSMFSLAGTTAMVTGASRGIGRALAVALAGAGADVVCASTRRSGTDETAEAVRQEGRRAWQVEADLSSPDGPDRLADAAFELAGEVDVLVNNAGTIRRHPAESFPLGDWEHVVQTNLTAVFRLSQRVAEPMLARGRGKILNVASLLSFQGGVTVPAYTASKHGVAGLTKALANEWAPSGVTVNAIAPGYIATDNTQALQDDETRSRQILERIPAGRWGDPADLGGAAVFLASPASDYVNGHVLVVDGGWMAR; via the coding sequence ATGTCGCCGGACGCCCTCTCGATGTTCTCGCTCGCTGGTACGACGGCCATGGTGACCGGCGCGAGCCGCGGGATCGGCCGGGCCCTCGCCGTCGCCCTCGCCGGGGCCGGCGCCGACGTCGTCTGCGCGAGCACGCGCCGGAGCGGGACCGACGAGACCGCCGAGGCGGTCCGCCAGGAGGGCCGGCGGGCCTGGCAGGTCGAGGCCGATCTCTCGTCGCCTGACGGCCCCGACCGCCTCGCCGACGCCGCGTTCGAGCTCGCGGGCGAGGTCGACGTCCTGGTCAACAACGCGGGCACGATCCGCCGCCACCCCGCCGAGTCGTTCCCGCTCGGCGACTGGGAGCACGTCGTGCAGACGAACCTCACGGCCGTGTTCCGGCTGTCGCAGCGGGTCGCCGAGCCGATGCTGGCGCGGGGCCGCGGCAAGATCCTCAACGTCGCGTCGCTGCTCAGCTTCCAGGGCGGCGTGACGGTCCCGGCCTACACCGCCTCCAAGCACGGCGTGGCCGGGCTCACGAAGGCGCTCGCCAACGAGTGGGCGCCGAGCGGCGTGACGGTCAACGCCATCGCGCCGGGCTACATCGCCACCGACAACACCCAGGCGCTCCAGGACGACGAGACCCGGAGCCGCCAGATCCTCGAGCGGATCCCCGCCGGCCGCTGGGGCGACCCGGCCGACCTCGGCGGGGCCGCCGTCTTCCTCGCCTCGCCCGCCTCCGACTACGTCAACGGCCACGTCCTCGTGGTCGACGGCGGCTGGATGGCCCGTTAA
- a CDS encoding 5-deoxy-glucuronate isomerase, translating into MSDTDRRLTGRAVLPQTGEIREVELFDASPEAGARVEVCTADNSSLDFLRFARISLDGASQTVTLADDEEACFFVNDGTAELTVGGETHRVEKDGMLYVGLGETVTLSGTADVSEFRAPQCSTKYPAQRVQLADIEGTDLAFHTGNPDNKTTRTVYKLIDQNVDACRLLFGVTYLEKPGSVGSYPPHFHGPDGPGGLGDDAKEEIYVFRVSSRVPEERAFVLQNVSRPGEDVNTYVHVFDDQAINVTPSFHDTIAPPTVDFSFTWCLASVKEGARDWAAILKRPGYEDES; encoded by the coding sequence ATGTCCGACACCGACCGCCGCCTGACCGGCCGCGCCGTCCTCCCCCAGACCGGCGAGATCCGCGAGGTCGAGCTCTTCGACGCGAGCCCAGAGGCGGGCGCCCGCGTCGAGGTCTGCACCGCCGACAACTCGTCGCTCGACTTTCTCCGCTTCGCCCGCATCTCCCTCGATGGCGCCTCCCAGACCGTCACGCTCGCTGACGACGAGGAGGCCTGCTTCTTCGTCAACGACGGGACGGCCGAGCTCACCGTCGGCGGCGAGACGCACCGCGTCGAGAAAGACGGGATGCTCTACGTTGGGCTCGGCGAGACCGTCACGCTCTCCGGGACGGCGGACGTCAGCGAGTTCCGCGCGCCGCAGTGCTCGACGAAGTACCCGGCCCAGCGCGTCCAACTCGCCGACATCGAAGGGACGGACCTCGCCTTCCACACCGGCAACCCCGACAACAAGACGACGCGGACGGTCTACAAGCTGATCGACCAGAACGTCGACGCCTGCCGGCTCCTCTTCGGGGTGACGTACCTCGAGAAACCGGGGAGCGTCGGCAGCTACCCGCCCCACTTCCACGGTCCCGACGGTCCGGGCGGGCTCGGCGACGACGCCAAGGAGGAGATCTACGTTTTTCGCGTGTCGTCGCGGGTCCCCGAGGAGCGGGCGTTCGTGCTCCAGAACGTGTCGCGACCGGGCGAGGACGTCAACACCTACGTCCATGTCTTCGACGACCAGGCCATCAACGTGACGCCGTCGTTCCACGACACGATCGCGCCGCCGACCGTCGACTTCTCGTTCACGTGGTGCCTGGCGTCTGTCAAGGAAGGGGCGCGCGACTGGGCGGCCATCCTCAAGCGGCCGGGCTACGAGGACGAGTCGTAG
- a CDS encoding metallophosphoesterase family protein: MPTTLAVFSDVHANLPALEAVLADLDIRLGRGEVDAVYCLGDLVGYATWPNEVVAAVRQRGIPTIAGNYDEGVGLASDDCGCAYPTDEERARGDESIAYTNGVVTEATRRYLRGLPRHLRLTLAAPRRPDAAPVEVLMVHGSPRRTNEYLFEDRPDRSVVRMMGAAGADVMLFGHTHKPYHKVLEVEADGETVYRHAVNTGSVGKPKDGDPRAGYVLLTLDPERPTSDPGYCAVEFVRVAYDVERAAQAVEASPLPDAFARMLRDA, translated from the coding sequence ATGCCGACAACGCTCGCCGTCTTCTCCGACGTCCACGCCAACCTGCCGGCCCTCGAGGCCGTCCTCGCCGACCTCGACATCCGGCTCGGCCGCGGCGAGGTCGACGCCGTCTACTGCCTCGGCGACCTCGTCGGCTACGCGACGTGGCCGAACGAGGTGGTCGCGGCCGTCCGCCAGCGCGGCATCCCGACGATCGCCGGCAACTACGACGAGGGCGTCGGACTGGCGAGCGACGACTGCGGCTGCGCCTACCCCACCGACGAGGAGAGGGCGCGCGGCGACGAGTCGATCGCCTACACGAACGGCGTCGTGACCGAGGCGACGCGGCGGTACCTCCGGGGCCTCCCGCGCCACCTCCGCCTCACGCTCGCCGCGCCCCGCCGGCCCGACGCCGCGCCCGTCGAGGTGCTCATGGTCCACGGCAGCCCGCGCCGGACCAACGAGTACTTGTTCGAGGACCGCCCGGACCGGAGCGTCGTCCGGATGATGGGAGCGGCCGGCGCCGACGTGATGCTGTTCGGCCACACGCACAAGCCCTACCACAAGGTGCTCGAGGTCGAGGCGGACGGCGAGACCGTCTACCGCCACGCCGTCAACACGGGCTCGGTCGGCAAGCCAAAGGACGGCGACCCGCGGGCGGGCTACGTACTCCTCACGCTCGACCCCGAGCGGCCGACGTCGGACCCGGGCTACTGCGCCGTCGAGTTCGTCCGGGTGGCCTACGACGTGGAGCGGGCCGCGCAGGCCGTCGAGGCGAGCCCGCTCCCGGACGCGTTCGCGCGGATGCTCCGCGACGCCTGA
- a CDS encoding ArsO family NAD(P)H-dependent flavin-containing monooxygenase, with translation MTPAHSLAPGEGLPFAERDVAVVGGGQAALAVGYHLARELRKTDATVAFFDDRAGPGGAWRGTWDSLRLFSPAEWSSLPGYLLPRHLGDADPEAAEAPHRDDVLGYFAAYEARYELPVWRPVRVTAVRRDGDRLRVETDRGDVRARAVVAATGTASRPVVPDVPGREAFGGVQIHSGAYRSAEPFAGQRVLVVGGGNSGAQILAEVSAVADASWAVETTPRFLPADVDGRVLFDAATARYHALKSGEDPGRPYGLGDVVQVPSVRAAKEAGRLDDLRPPIARLTAAGVVWPDGTEESVDVVIWCTGFRPALEFLAPLGVIDDAGRVTVEATRSVAEPRLWLVGYGSWTGFASATLVGVGRSARVTAREVIQSLSFPTS, from the coding sequence ATGACGCCCGCCCACTCGCTCGCCCCCGGCGAAGGGCTCCCGTTCGCCGAGCGCGACGTCGCCGTGGTCGGCGGGGGGCAGGCCGCGCTCGCCGTCGGCTACCACCTCGCCCGCGAGCTCCGAAAAACGGACGCGACGGTCGCCTTCTTCGACGACCGGGCGGGCCCGGGCGGCGCGTGGCGCGGGACGTGGGACTCGCTCCGGCTCTTCTCGCCCGCCGAGTGGTCGTCGCTGCCGGGCTACCTCCTCCCCCGCCACCTCGGCGACGCCGATCCCGAGGCGGCCGAGGCCCCGCACCGCGACGACGTCCTCGGCTACTTCGCCGCGTACGAGGCCCGCTACGAGCTCCCCGTCTGGCGGCCCGTCCGCGTAACGGCGGTCCGACGCGACGGCGACCGTCTCCGCGTCGAGACCGACCGGGGCGACGTGCGGGCCCGCGCCGTCGTCGCCGCGACGGGGACGGCGTCCCGCCCGGTCGTCCCCGACGTGCCGGGGCGCGAGGCGTTCGGCGGCGTCCAGATCCATTCGGGCGCGTACCGCTCGGCAGAGCCGTTCGCGGGACAGCGGGTGCTCGTCGTCGGCGGCGGCAACTCGGGCGCGCAGATCCTGGCCGAGGTCTCCGCCGTGGCGGACGCGTCGTGGGCCGTCGAAACGACGCCCCGCTTCCTCCCGGCCGACGTCGACGGCCGCGTCCTGTTCGACGCGGCGACGGCGCGGTACCACGCCCTGAAGAGCGGCGAGGACCCCGGTCGGCCGTACGGGCTCGGCGACGTCGTGCAGGTGCCCTCGGTGCGCGCAGCCAAGGAGGCCGGCCGGCTCGACGACCTCCGCCCGCCCATCGCCCGGCTCACCGCCGCGGGCGTCGTCTGGCCCGACGGCACCGAGGAGTCCGTCGACGTCGTGATCTGGTGCACCGGCTTCCGCCCCGCACTCGAGTTCCTCGCCCCGCTCGGCGTGATTGATGACGCGGGCCGAGTCACCGTCGAGGCCACGCGGTCGGTGGCCGAGCCGCGGCTGTGGCTCGTCGGTTACGGGTCGTGGACCGGGTTCGCCTCGGCTACGCTCGTCGGCGTCGGCCGCTCGGCGCGGGTGACAGCCCGCGAGGTCATTCAGTCCCTCTCTTTCCCCACCTCCTGA
- a CDS encoding MIP/aquaporin family protein produces MPPFLPTTMAPTAVEVPSSPAVWRAALAEALGTFALVFAGCGAVVVEAQTGALGHVGVALTFGLVVMAAIYAVGEVSGAHINPAVTVAFWASGRFPGGRVVPYALAQIGGALVAAGLLRALFPEAATLGQTVPAGTALQSLGLEAVLTFLLMFVILGVAVGAKEVGLLAGVAIGGSVAFEALMGGPVSGASMNPARSLGPALVSGDLGALWVYLVGPTLGALVAVPAYRAVYGDRAPHPLTRPLVR; encoded by the coding sequence TTGCCGCCCTTCCTCCCGACGACGATGGCGCCGACTGCTGTTGAGGTCCCGTCCTCCCCGGCCGTCTGGCGGGCCGCGCTCGCCGAGGCGCTGGGCACGTTCGCCCTCGTGTTCGCCGGGTGCGGGGCCGTCGTCGTCGAGGCGCAGACCGGCGCGCTCGGGCACGTCGGCGTCGCGCTCACGTTCGGGCTCGTCGTGATGGCAGCGATCTACGCCGTCGGCGAGGTCTCGGGCGCCCACATCAACCCGGCCGTGACCGTCGCCTTCTGGGCGTCGGGCCGGTTCCCCGGTGGGCGCGTCGTTCCGTACGCGCTCGCGCAGATCGGTGGGGCGCTCGTCGCGGCCGGGCTCTTGCGGGCGCTCTTCCCCGAGGCCGCGACGCTCGGGCAGACGGTCCCGGCCGGGACCGCGCTCCAGAGCCTCGGGCTCGAGGCCGTCCTCACGTTCCTCCTGATGTTCGTCATCCTCGGCGTCGCCGTCGGGGCGAAGGAGGTCGGGCTACTGGCGGGGGTCGCCATCGGGGGGAGCGTCGCGTTCGAGGCGCTGATGGGCGGGCCCGTCTCGGGGGCCTCCATGAACCCGGCTCGATCGCTCGGGCCCGCGCTCGTGTCGGGCGACTTGGGGGCGCTCTGGGTCTACCTCGTCGGCCCGACGCTCGGGGCGCTCGTGGCCGTCCCCGCCTACCGCGCCGTCTACGGTGACCGCGCGCCGCATCCGCTCACCCGTCCGCTCGTCCGATGA
- a CDS encoding ArsR/SmtB family transcription factor has translation MQAKTDLFPPDLARLAAAAKALGHPARLAILQTLAARGTCVCGELVSELPLAQATVSQHLKALKAAGLVRGEVDGPRSCYCVDADALRTLADGLGAFLDPVLAALPPDDDGADCC, from the coding sequence ATGCAGGCCAAGACCGACCTCTTCCCCCCCGACCTCGCCCGCCTCGCGGCCGCCGCGAAGGCGCTCGGTCACCCGGCGCGCCTCGCCATCCTCCAGACGCTCGCGGCCCGCGGGACGTGCGTCTGCGGCGAGCTCGTGAGCGAGCTCCCGCTCGCGCAGGCAACCGTCTCGCAGCACCTCAAGGCCCTGAAGGCGGCCGGTCTCGTCCGCGGCGAGGTCGATGGCCCGCGGTCGTGCTACTGCGTCGACGCGGACGCCCTCCGCACGCTCGCCGACGGCCTGGGCGCTTTCCTCGACCCCGTCCTTGCCGCCCTTCCTCCCGACGACGATGGCGCCGACTGCTGTTGA
- a CDS encoding potassium/proton antiporter, producing the protein MPAVNAALFLTGLLLVFGIASSKLSARLGMPVLVLFLGVGMLAGSEGVGGVAFEDYGLANALGSVALAFILFDGGLRTSTSALRSAWRPALSLATVGVFVTAAVTGLAAAWILGLPVLHGLLLGAIVGSTDAAAVFSVLRSSGLALPERLGATLEVESGSNDPMAIFLTLGLVGVLAGTGADAGSLALLFGLQFGVGGAVGVGVGLAAAWAVGRANLDAPGLYPVLVTAFGLLAFGLAAVMGGSGFLAVYLAGIVLGNSALVFRRGIFMFHDAVAWLAQIALFVLLGLLSFPSRLLAVAGPALAVAAVLILVARPLGVALSLAPFRFTAREGAFVSWVGLKGAVPITLATFPLLAGVEGAEALFDVVFFVVLVSAVSQGWSLPLAARWLRIGRPADPAPPVTVDLHALRHVDGDVVDYTVAPSARVAGQLLRDLAFPDGVAVTLVVRDGAVVVPRGGTALRPGDHVFVAMRTRLKPLVDRLFDPEARTPPLADGLALAFPAASTLGQLHRFFGLPGPTWSADPVGGLVADGGPSRLGPFLVEPSDDPEFVRLTHAPEPEVPEGASEEGRPEAGPPEPAVAPQGA; encoded by the coding sequence GTGCCCGCCGTCAACGCCGCCCTCTTCCTGACGGGGCTCCTGCTCGTCTTCGGGATCGCGTCGAGCAAGCTTTCGGCTCGGCTCGGGATGCCGGTGCTCGTGCTGTTCCTCGGGGTCGGGATGCTGGCCGGGTCGGAGGGCGTCGGCGGCGTGGCCTTCGAGGACTACGGGCTCGCGAACGCGCTCGGGAGCGTGGCCCTCGCGTTCATCCTGTTCGACGGTGGGCTCCGGACGTCGACGAGCGCGCTCCGGAGCGCGTGGCGGCCGGCGCTCTCGCTCGCCACCGTCGGCGTGTTCGTGACGGCGGCCGTGACCGGGCTCGCGGCCGCCTGGATCCTCGGGCTGCCCGTCCTCCACGGGCTCCTGCTGGGGGCCATCGTCGGGTCGACCGACGCCGCGGCAGTGTTCTCGGTCCTGCGCTCGAGCGGGCTCGCCCTCCCGGAGCGACTCGGGGCGACGCTCGAAGTCGAGAGCGGGTCGAACGACCCGATGGCCATCTTCCTCACGCTCGGGCTCGTCGGCGTCCTCGCCGGGACCGGCGCCGACGCCGGGTCGCTGGCGCTCCTGTTCGGGCTCCAGTTCGGGGTCGGCGGGGCCGTCGGCGTGGGCGTGGGGCTGGCGGCGGCGTGGGCCGTCGGCCGGGCGAACCTCGACGCGCCCGGGCTCTACCCCGTGCTCGTGACCGCGTTCGGGCTCCTCGCGTTCGGGCTCGCGGCGGTCATGGGCGGGAGCGGGTTCCTGGCCGTCTACCTCGCCGGGATCGTGCTCGGCAACAGCGCCCTCGTCTTCCGGCGAGGCATCTTCATGTTCCACGACGCGGTCGCCTGGCTGGCCCAGATCGCCCTGTTCGTGCTCCTCGGGCTCTTGAGCTTCCCGAGCCGGCTGCTCGCGGTCGCCGGCCCCGCTCTCGCCGTAGCCGCCGTGTTGATCCTCGTCGCCCGTCCGCTCGGCGTGGCGCTGTCGCTGGCGCCGTTCCGGTTCACGGCGCGCGAGGGGGCGTTCGTGTCGTGGGTCGGGCTGAAGGGGGCCGTCCCGATCACGCTCGCGACGTTCCCGCTCCTGGCGGGCGTCGAGGGTGCCGAGGCCCTGTTCGACGTCGTGTTCTTCGTGGTCTTGGTGTCGGCGGTGAGCCAGGGCTGGTCGCTCCCGCTCGCGGCGCGGTGGCTGCGGATCGGCCGCCCGGCCGACCCGGCGCCGCCCGTCACCGTCGACCTCCACGCGCTCCGCCACGTCGACGGCGACGTCGTCGACTACACCGTCGCGCCGTCGGCCCGGGTGGCGGGGCAGCTCCTCCGCGACCTCGCGTTCCCGGACGGCGTGGCCGTCACGCTCGTCGTCCGTGACGGGGCCGTGGTCGTGCCGCGGGGCGGGACGGCCCTCCGGCCCGGCGACCACGTGTTCGTCGCGATGCGGACCCGGCTGAAGCCGCTCGTCGACCGCCTCTTCGACCCCGAGGCGCGGACGCCACCGCTCGCCGACGGCCTCGCGCTCGCGTTCCCGGCCGCGAGCACGCTCGGCCAGCTCCACCGCTTTTTCGGGCTCCCCGGCCCGACGTGGTCGGCGGACCCGGTCGGCGGACTCGTCGCCGACGGCGGCCCGTCCCGCCTCGGCCCGTTCCTCGTCGAGCCGTCGGACGACCCCGAGTTCGTCCGCCTCACGCACGCCCCTGAGCCAGAGGTCCCGGAGGGCGCGTCCGAGGAGGGGAGGCCGGAGGCCGGTCCCCCCGAGCCCGCGGTGGCCCCGCAGGGCGCGTGA
- a CDS encoding chondroitinase-B domain-containing protein — protein MTRSLPLLAALATLAALLPAAGAQTTVRVATAAELDAAIAGAGPGTEIVMADGEWSDVRIRLVGTGTAEAPITLRAETPGGVVVRGASDLWLAGEHLVVDGLHFRDGAAPGDAVIQFAVSDDSLANHSRVTNCVIEGYNQPQRDQTDLWVRFRGRHNQLDRCYLAGKSNRGPTIRVDLEGTPSAFNYHRITNNHFGPRPPKGGPSAETLQIGDSSTSMSPSHTLVEDNLFDRCDGEVEVISSKSNFNEFRGNVFYHSEGSLVTRHGAYVTVDGNVFIGDGANPYFGGVRLIGTGHRVTNNYFFGLRGEEFRAPLALMNGIYRSSINRYFQVTDVTVAHNTWVDTESPWQIGVGSNVDQAEVLPPSEIRDQPPVRTLFANNVLYNSEGDGTPILRVDSIDGIEFRSNVIDNQGVPFEGVEGLVERDLTMTEVVDDVWVAMDGVAAVPVHHGFEFDQIDRDLFGQPRGEQNAVGATNGTAPEAVDLFDPSRYGPAWFRPGAEADGPGQTHAVRTPDELARAVAEAGEGDVIELAGGAYEIVTPLAIDQEVTVRAADPGDRPVIRYAGGAGTPAFEMNPGGHLRLANVVLHGGAETLAFAPLRSGMSSLYTLEVEDAEISGFDAVLRAYKHSFADLVRLERVRVRDVANGLELAAEDDDRGDYNAERVVVLDSRFETVGSNVIDYYRGGYDESTVGGTLVVRGTTVTGSGADDADDVLLGTYGIINVDLSGNTFRDNEVERVAVLWGAKNNTHADNTVERSGEIVVEQNLPQRLVY, from the coding sequence ATGACGCGATCCCTGCCGCTCCTCGCCGCCCTGGCCACGCTGGCCGCTCTCCTGCCGGCCGCGGGCGCCCAGACGACCGTCCGCGTCGCCACTGCGGCCGAGCTCGACGCGGCCATCGCGGGCGCCGGGCCCGGGACCGAGATCGTCATGGCCGACGGTGAGTGGAGCGACGTCCGCATCCGGCTCGTCGGGACGGGGACGGCCGAAGCCCCGATCACGCTCCGCGCCGAGACGCCGGGGGGCGTCGTCGTCCGGGGCGCGTCGGACCTCTGGTTGGCCGGCGAGCACCTCGTCGTCGACGGGCTCCACTTCCGCGACGGGGCCGCGCCCGGCGACGCCGTCATCCAGTTCGCCGTCAGCGACGACTCGCTCGCGAACCACAGCCGGGTGACGAACTGTGTGATCGAGGGGTACAACCAGCCGCAGCGGGACCAGACCGACCTCTGGGTCCGGTTCCGGGGCCGCCACAACCAGCTCGACCGCTGCTACCTCGCCGGCAAGTCGAACCGCGGCCCGACCATCCGGGTCGACCTCGAGGGGACCCCGAGCGCGTTCAACTACCACCGGATTACGAACAACCACTTCGGGCCGCGGCCGCCCAAGGGCGGGCCGAGCGCCGAGACCTTGCAGATCGGCGACAGCAGCACGTCGATGTCCCCGAGCCACACGCTCGTCGAGGACAACCTGTTCGACCGGTGCGACGGCGAGGTCGAGGTGATCTCGAGCAAGTCCAACTTCAACGAGTTCCGGGGCAACGTCTTCTACCACAGCGAGGGCTCGCTCGTCACCCGGCACGGGGCCTACGTCACCGTCGACGGCAACGTGTTCATCGGCGACGGCGCGAACCCGTACTTCGGCGGCGTCCGCCTGATCGGCACCGGGCACCGGGTCACGAACAACTACTTTTTCGGTCTGCGGGGGGAGGAATTCCGGGCGCCGCTCGCGCTGATGAACGGGATCTACCGGTCCTCGATCAACCGGTACTTCCAGGTCACCGACGTGACGGTCGCCCACAACACGTGGGTCGACACGGAGTCCCCGTGGCAGATCGGCGTCGGCTCGAACGTGGACCAAGCCGAGGTTCTGCCGCCGTCGGAGATCCGGGACCAGCCGCCCGTCCGGACGCTCTTCGCCAACAACGTCCTCTACAACTCGGAGGGTGACGGCACCCCGATCCTGCGCGTCGACTCGATCGACGGGATCGAGTTTCGGAGCAACGTGATCGACAACCAGGGTGTCCCGTTCGAGGGCGTCGAGGGGCTCGTGGAGCGGGACCTGACGATGACCGAGGTGGTCGACGACGTCTGGGTCGCCATGGACGGGGTCGCCGCGGTGCCCGTGCACCACGGGTTCGAGTTCGACCAGATCGACCGCGACCTCTTCGGCCAGCCGCGCGGCGAGCAGAACGCGGTCGGCGCGACGAACGGGACGGCGCCCGAGGCCGTCGACCTGTTCGACCCGTCCCGCTACGGCCCCGCCTGGTTCCGCCCCGGCGCCGAGGCGGACGGACCCGGCCAGACCCACGCGGTGCGCACGCCGGACGAGTTGGCCCGCGCCGTCGCGGAGGCGGGCGAGGGCGACGTGATCGAACTCGCAGGGGGCGCCTACGAGATCGTGACGCCCCTCGCCATCGACCAGGAGGTCACCGTCCGCGCCGCCGACCCCGGCGACCGGCCCGTGATCCGCTACGCTGGCGGAGCCGGCACGCCCGCGTTCGAGATGAACCCGGGCGGTCACCTCCGACTCGCGAACGTCGTCCTGCACGGCGGCGCTGAGACGCTTGCGTTCGCGCCGTTGCGGAGCGGGATGTCGAGCCTGTACACCCTCGAGGTCGAGGACGCGGAGATTTCCGGATTCGACGCCGTGCTCCGGGCCTACAAGCATTCGTTCGCCGACCTCGTCCGCCTCGAGCGCGTCCGGGTCCGGGACGTCGCGAACGGGCTGGAGCTGGCGGCCGAGGACGACGACCGGGGCGACTACAACGCCGAGCGGGTGGTCGTCCTCGACAGCCGGTTCGAGACCGTCGGCTCGAACGTCATCGACTACTACCGCGGCGGGTACGACGAGTCGACGGTCGGCGGGACGCTCGTCGTCCGCGGCACGACGGTCACGGGGAGCGGGGCCGACGACGCCGACGACGTCCTCCTCGGGACGTACGGGATCATCAACGTCGACCTCTCGGGCAACACGTTCCGCGACAACGAGGTCGAGCGGGTGGCCGTCCTGTGGGGTGCCAAGAACAACACCCACGCCGACAACACCGTCGAGCGCTCGGGCGAGATCGTCGTGGAGCAGAACCTGCCCCAGCGGCTGGTCTACTGA